The following are from one region of the Coccinella septempunctata chromosome 7, icCocSept1.1, whole genome shotgun sequence genome:
- the LOC123316862 gene encoding uncharacterized protein LOC123316862 isoform X2, which translates to MHVGTGNNQTFIDVNKLFVSLGTNLCCALPGYHAFTGCDFNSAFYRKGKKKPFEILRKSPTYIQALSGISQIPNCDIDQLLTDLESYVCRIYGFAGVDDVNTARVLTFNRAYGNKDDCNPINLEKKIDGSLFPPCKAELNQHFIRTAYIAHLWSNAHLPVPTNLLPSDYGWEKIEDKYFFKWFVGDQLPPSITSISNMDLNIEEHDTETDGVCDITIDNSDDSEGSDEEENL; encoded by the exons ATGCATGTTGGGACCGGCAATAATCAGACATTCATCGATGTCAACAAATTGTTTGTATCATTGGGTACAAATTTGTGCTGTGCATTGCCAGGATATCATGCCTTCACTGGATGCGATTTCAATTCAGCATTTTAccgtaaaggaaaaaaaaaaccgtttgaAATTCTCCGGAAGTCTCCAACGTATATCCAGGCACTGAGTGGCATTTCACAAATCCCCAATTGTGACATCGATCAATTGTTGACAGACTTGGAAAGCTATGTTTGCAGAATATATGGATTTGCAGGAGTTGATGATGTTAACACTGCTCGTGTGTTAACATTCAACAGAGCATACGGCAATAAAGATGACTGCAATCcaataaatttggaaaaaaaaattgacggatCTTTATTCCCGCCCTGTAAGGCTGAACTGAACCAGCATTTCATCCGGACGGCATACATCGCCCACCTTTGGAGCAATGCACATCTCCCTGTCCCTACTAACTTATTACCATCCGACTATGGATGGGAGAAAATTGAagacaaatatttttttaaatggtttGTGGGAGACCAACTGCCACCATCTATTACTAGCATCAGTAATATGGACTTGAACATTGAag aaCACGACACAGAAACGGATGGAGTGTGCGATATAACAATCGACAATTCGGACGATAGTGAAGGTTCGGATGAAGAGGAAAATTTGTAA
- the LOC123316862 gene encoding uncharacterized protein LOC123316862 isoform X1, with protein sequence MHVGTGNNQTFIDVNKLFVSLGTNLCCALPGYHAFTGCDFNSAFYRKGKKKPFEILRKSPTYIQALSGISQIPNCDIDQLLTDLESYVCRIYGFAGVDDVNTARVLTFNRAYGNKDDCNPINLEKKIDGSLFPPCKAELNQHFIRTAYIAHLWSNAHLPVPTNLLPSDYGWEKIEDKYFFKWFVGDQLPPSITSISNMDLNIEEEHDTETDGVCDITIDNSDDSEGSDEEENL encoded by the exons ATGCATGTTGGGACCGGCAATAATCAGACATTCATCGATGTCAACAAATTGTTTGTATCATTGGGTACAAATTTGTGCTGTGCATTGCCAGGATATCATGCCTTCACTGGATGCGATTTCAATTCAGCATTTTAccgtaaaggaaaaaaaaaaccgtttgaAATTCTCCGGAAGTCTCCAACGTATATCCAGGCACTGAGTGGCATTTCACAAATCCCCAATTGTGACATCGATCAATTGTTGACAGACTTGGAAAGCTATGTTTGCAGAATATATGGATTTGCAGGAGTTGATGATGTTAACACTGCTCGTGTGTTAACATTCAACAGAGCATACGGCAATAAAGATGACTGCAATCcaataaatttggaaaaaaaaattgacggatCTTTATTCCCGCCCTGTAAGGCTGAACTGAACCAGCATTTCATCCGGACGGCATACATCGCCCACCTTTGGAGCAATGCACATCTCCCTGTCCCTACTAACTTATTACCATCCGACTATGGATGGGAGAAAATTGAagacaaatatttttttaaatggtttGTGGGAGACCAACTGCCACCATCTATTACTAGCATCAGTAATATGGACTTGAACATTGAag aagaaCACGACACAGAAACGGATGGAGTGTGCGATATAACAATCGACAATTCGGACGATAGTGAAGGTTCGGATGAAGAGGAAAATTTGTAA